One Tachysurus vachellii isolate PV-2020 chromosome 14, HZAU_Pvac_v1, whole genome shotgun sequence genomic window, CAGGCTCACTTGGGCCTTTTTAATATGGGGAATTGCGAACCTATTAGGCCATCAAAATGCTAATATCAGGTCTCGTTTTTAGATTTAATCCTAAGCATGATTGACAAGCATGGCAttagattaataaaaacaagatttACGACATTGTGTTCATTATATTCACATGAATCTTAACTGATGGGAGTTTATAAGGGCTCGATACAAAACCACTGTTACAACCACTTATACAACACTTTTGTCCTCAATTAATTGATTTTGTGTAAACACAGTAAGCCAACTCatgcatgttttcatttttcattagaAACATGTTCATCCCTATTGAGTATCACCATGGGGCCTCTTTTGAATAGAGGAAGATGTGAGGCAGATGTAGCATTTGGGCCTGACATGTGAATGGGACGTGTGGATCAGAGAGGATTAATGGCGAAGTCTGCCTGATGGCTGCTTTGATTTATCCTTGCAGGGAGTTGTGTTATTACAACCCACATGGTGCACTCTACTCATTTCCATGCATAATGAGGTCGGGTTATGACTGGCACTGGCATCAGTTCTCaatgggaaaaaaatccaaTGTAACGTTTTTGAAGGAACCTTTAGTTGAAGTGCTAAACAGGATTGAGATGTAAAAGTCATTCTGAAGGCTAATTAGATCAATAGAGTGTGGTATGTAAACTGGAGATTTGAGGATTTGGGGTAATTTGGTACAGGCGATTTAAACTGATATACCAGTGAAGAGCGCTATTCTAGGTGCATTGGGTAGTTCAGGGTTATTTAGGCTGGGAGTTATGCATGTTGGGGTAATTGTAGTTACTTGTTGTGGTAGTATTGGAAAGGCCAAAGTAACAGAAGCATTAATTTGGTTAATGTATCTCAGAAATGCAGGTTGTTTGCACTTGCTGGAGTTTTCAATCTGTAAAGACATCTGAATGTGTGCAGTTTttcttacttttaaaaatatacagggtatttaatgttatttcttCTATGATTGATCTATTTCATGAAATATGAAGGctctaaaaagaaaacattttgagaataaacaaaaagaaaatgccAGATCGTCCACATATCAAAATATAAATGGCAAAGTGATGGACATGACGGAGAAtggtgtttctttctttcttttaagagGCTTTTTATCTCTAAACTATTATACACTTTTGTTGTCACACTCATTGTCCCATCATCTAAGTATTATTAATTTGCACTGTTTATGTTgaccacatacagtatgctCCTGCTGCATCACAAGCTCTCTATCACTAACAGATGATTTCcatggcaaagaaaaaaatgataagTTCTGGGTGTACGTCTTTCTGATATAGGGTGAATTTTTACGAGAAATTTGCTTGAAGATTAAGTTTGCAGCCGGGGATTCTTGATAACTTCACTTTTATAAATAACTTGACCTTCAGTTcgaaatataaaaatgatgatTAAGCAGAACATTTAGTTGGCTTATTGAGACAGATTACACATAGGGGACACAGAAACCGGGAACAACAGATGCATCGTGCTCAATGATGCTTATTCTAGCAGGTTTAACATTCTCATCGATCCTAGAGAGGTTAAAATCAGCCCACTGTGGAAAAACAAAGACCCTGATCATTGGCTACTTTGAGACACCGAGACCCACTCAGCCACATGGTTGGGGAACATGCATCAGTGTCAGTCAACGTGTGCACTGGCTGACACATTTCCTGTCTGCTGTAGTTCCCTGTGCACTTCTCATTATTTTGTCACAGCTATGTCATATGAGTCATTACAAATGCATTAGTTCTAGGAGCATTACAGTATCAAttgaaatgtattaatttttaaacaagAGTGAATATGATTTATCTAAGCACTTGATTGCACTTCCCAGGCTCCAATTTTACaccatgactttttttttctctctttcatacacacaaacacaccaaacacacacacgcacactctcttgCCAACTCCCTAAAGCTACTCAGTGACCTTGACATCCAGCAGTCATATGCAGTGTCACGTCTATTGTAACAGACTAGTTCTAAATAAAGAACAGCACATTCTCACCCCTGTGTGATTTCATTATAAattgaaaacataaaaatgtagattttaaTATTATGCTAATTTGGATGTGCTGAACAAGCCATACAGGAAACACTGTCATTATGTCACGCGGTTTTATCGTATTACACTCGTTAATCTAATCTTGCTGTAAGAAAATCAGCAACATGAGGTATTAGGGTGCCATCCTTCAATGAGCAAAAATTAAATTTACACCCCGTTGATGTTTGCGTAACACTGCTATGACTGTGTTCCCCATTGTGCATGTCATGAAATACTAATGAACTTGAGCAAGGTAATTATAGTAAGTGTTTCCATTGCTACCTGGGCTTGTAAGTGTGGCTTAGATGCCAAACACAGCATTGGATTACCACAATGACTCACTTGCTGTGATATTGGTGCTTCAGTCTGTGTCTAGTCTTTAATGAGTCACTCAATATGCTGCCCATTGTGTCTGACATGAGAGCTTTCAATCTGAGTCTGACCACCAATGACAGCTTGGAAGTCCCTACTGTGCACGGtcaaatttaacacacaaagactggctgtgcaaaaaaaatctgcctTGTATGTGGAGTTCCTCCAGTTGGTCTTGAGcttattatctgtatttatgTCAGTGGTGCTCTGTCACACAGCGCTGTAGAAACTAATGAAATCGTAAAGGATGCCAAGGCCCAGTTTCTCCTGTCTGCTGTTGTTTCCTGTTCACATCTCATTGCACAGAGgacaagagagagtgtgacatgCAGCCGGCACTTGTTTCTGGGCCTCTCCCCATAACGAACAGTGTGCTATTGACAGGGAAAGCTCTCATCCCTCTTATGTGAGAGACAGGAAAAGTATGGCAACAAAAACAACGCAAATGTTTATTCAACAAAATGTTAATGGAAAAGAGGTTCTGACACTATGGGTGCAGATAGCACGGCCACTTATTTTTTCTGGGTCTTGCTTCTGACTGAAAAGTCCTGACAAAGTCCATCTTTGGTCACAGCACAGGCTGAGATAAAACTACTTGTACGCCACAATGAatttagtactttttttttacttattgtcTCACATTACATACAGCATAatagtacagtacatttattgTGATGACCTAAATCACGTAGAGATCTCCAACAGTGGTAGTGTACTGTAGTTGTAGTGTTACAGccacttttttccattttcaacATTGGTACAGTAAGATGATAAAACATACTGATAACTTGTTCATTTGTGTACTATAGTGTTCCTACGGATAAACTTCAGGATCATTACTGTCCTTCCAACATATCATCTTGAGCAAATTGACATCCATTCTGTAAACACTTTGACACTCCAAGCACGCCGCTTACATAATTTTCTCACTCTCAAATAACTAAGGAACTGAGGTCAACTTTTAGGAAAATGAGCCACCATTTCCTTTACATGTCGTCAGTTCCTGTTACCAAAGCACTTTAACGAAACAGCCACGTTGTAGAATTGCACAGAACTCACATTAATTAATATAACAGTGGATGTTGTTTGTTAGTGAGATAAAGGTAGAATACCCTTTGAGCAGCATAGGCATCTTCTGAAAACAGTTGTGTTCATAATTACAACTAAaccacatacacattcactGGGGCTTATTCATCAGAATTCATTTCCAtctatgcatttatatttaatgaccATCTGTTCTGTTTGTCTTGGTAGTTATCTGTCAGAGTTTGGTAATAGAAAAGCAAGTTTAGAGGAGCATAGGCACCAACGAACATCATACATATTCATTATGACAATCACGGAACGACCATCTCGTAATTGACCATCTGCCCTCTTGTTTTGGAACAAGCCCGCATACAGTATAAAGCTTCATCTTATGAATAACGTGAAGTTTAAGGTGTATGttataaaaaatagatattttatttctgcagtttTTTTCAACTAGATTATATTCGTCTTGATGTTCAATTACTGACCAAGAAATAAATTTACTACCTTTCCCTGTAAGTTCATCATTCtcatcactcattttctaccgcttatccgaactacctcgggtcacagggagcctgtgcctatctcaggcgtcatcgggcatcaaggcatgatacaccctggacggagtgccaacccatcgcagggcacacacactctcattcactcacgcactcacacactatggacaatttttccagagattccaatcaacctagaacatgcaaactccacacacacaaggcggaggcaggaatcgaacccccaaccctggaggtgtgaggcgaacatgctaacctctctctctctctctctctctctctctctctctctctctctctctgtaagtTATTGTAGTTTAAATGGTAGGGCTACAATCTGGTATCTACTAACTGATCAACAACGAAACATTTTAGGTTTGAGCAACTCATTATATCACAAGGTCTCATTGAtgccataataataatgatgtgtgGTAACTATTACATAGACACTTCTGTAACAAATAGGCAGTTGTGTTCATGATTCAAATTTCTAAATTCATGAAAGGTCTATTTCAACTGATCACTTTTGATGATGTGTTACACATTTGGCAGAGAAATGCTAATGGAGATTACATCTGTCACTCATACCACTCTGTGTATACTTCCTACAAACCTTTGTtgcatttgattaaaaaaaatataatccaTCTTAAGACATTTGTCAACAGCAAATCATTTCATGTGAATGCCAAAAGTTAAACATTacactgatgtgtttttatCTTTGAAAGTCCTGGTAACCCATTTAGAGTATCCACCCATGCTTTCTAGTGAAGTCTTGGcccttttttttagtttaacagttcaacttaaaaaaagagaaagcatTTTCTATTGTATTCTGTGGTTTTCCAGTGGAATTCATTACTTTCAATTCCAGTTTATATCTAGACTATTCATTATGCACAGTTTCAGTCGCATTTAAACTCCTTTCCATATAAACATTCTTCATTGTCCATTGTCATTCTTAAGGTCCCGTAATCAAAACATGTTCATAAAGAAGGATATACAGAATTTCTAAAGGCCTACTCCTTTGAAGTTGTATGATTTGTTCATGCCTGAAATAGTCCATAGCTGCAGGATTTCAAGGCAATCAGTCTTTGGAGTCAAGAGCACTGCCTGTCATAAAGATTATCCCCTTAACAGAAACATCAGAACTGGTGTCCAGCACAGCAGGAGGGCTTTCTTCTCAGAGCCGTAATCCCAAATCCGTTCACCCTTCTTGTACAGATGATTGTTCTGGCACTGGGGAATGTGCAATAGGCTGCATTTTAGAGCAGGTTCCCTCACATAATAAAAATACCCTCTGACCCCATGGAGGAAGAGAACACTGCAGCAGGATAATTTCAATTTTTGTTTAGGCTGTGTGTCTCTATCACATTGTGACCTGGACAAAGCCTAGGGCAGCCCAATAGAATGGCGAAAGCTCTGCGGAAGTCTGCGTTGAACGCATATATAATGGGGTTGAGAGAAGAGTTTGCCCATCCAAACCACACAAAAATGTCAAAGGTGGTGGGACTGATACACGGAAGGTCACGCTCACAAAATGGCACCATGCAGTTAAGGATAAAGAACGGCAACCAGCAACACACAAATACTCCCATTATCACAGACAGAGTCTTTAGCACCTTGGTCTCCCTTTTAAAAGACATCTTAAAGGAGCTTTCTGAGTCCATATTGCAGTTGCTGCCCATGCTGTTGTGCCGGAACTTGGCGCTCTCAGCAGCCCTCTCCAGTGCAGAGATCCTCTTAATCTGCTTTTGGGCTAttctgtaaatctgtgtgtAAGTCACAATCATGATGGCCACTGGGATGTAAAAGCTGATAAGGGAGGAAGAAATGGCATAGGTTCGGTTGAGGCTAGAGTCGCAGTTGTCCATTAAAGGTGCCCCATGAGAAGTATTCTGCAACAGGAAGCTTGCTGGCTGGGCCTTGTGCCAGTTCAGCTGCACTGGGATAAAGGAGATGAGAACAGACAGTGTCCAAGCTGTGCTGATCATCACAAATGCCACCTTGGGAGTCATCTTTCGCTCATAACGGAATGGGCTGGAAATGGCCCAGTACCGGTCTACACTGATAACACAAAGGTTGAGGATAGATGCTGTTGAGCACATGATATCAAAAGCCACCCAGATGTCACAGAATGATCCAAAAGGCCAGAAGCCAACGATTTCTGTTACAGCCTTCCAAGGCATGACCAAGATGGCGACCAACAGATCTGACACGGCCAGTGAGATGACAAAGAAGTTGGTGACTTTGGAGCGAAGATGACGGAATTTGGTGACTGCTGCGCAAACTAACATGTTTCCCAGCAGGGTGGAAAGAatgaggagagacaggaagcaGCCGGTGAGAATTCTTGTTGATTGGTCACTCTCCAACAAACCACTGTCAATTACTGTTAAATTCAAATCCATCactgccagttttttttttccttccagaaATTACTGCATCATAACAGGCAGGAACCAACCGAAATACTGAGAGCACAGTCTGACCGATGATAATTTCACTGGCATCCAGTGTCTTTCCTGTCTTGAGGTTTGGTCACAACCGAATCCTCACATATTTATTTCCTAAGATGTTGATTGAATGAAGTACATGTTGCAGCATCAGTTGGTTTTCTTGCTGCATCCAAATTATGATCTTGCATATCAAAAGACACAGTGAGTAAATGAATTTCTTACAAATTAGTAAACAATCTTTACCACCTAAATCATGTTAATgtcaaaaattattattattattttattattattattattagtattattattattattattattattattattattattattattattattgtcacttACCCTAAATGTTGCTCCTATTCCCCGGTCACTGACATGTTCTGCTTTCCAGCAAAGCCATCCGGAGTCATCCAAAGCGCACCGCTGCCTTTCAGTCCCATTGCCACATTAACTGAAGTGAAGAACACCATTGTAAAGCACATCATTGCCAGATTACATGACTTGTGCGTTCTGCAGGCAGAATGTAAAATCTGTATTCCCAAGAGCTGAATCTACTCTCCTTAAGAGTGGAAAAACACCTTTTCCCTAACGTGTTTCCATATGCTTATTCCTTTTTTTGCCATTCCATGCATCTTATGTAAGAAATAACTTATAGCACCGGTTTGAGAGCTCGAGCGCGTTTTTAACTCCTCGATTCTtgcacacattaaaaaaaaaaaggttcggGAAAATGCTCCTCAGGTTGGATAAAGATCCATGTATGAAGTAAAGGatttttgttttgcaaaaaaaactCTAAACGCGCCGTGTGTTTTCCTCTGCGTCCATCTCGGTGTGAGAGACAAACCGGGGCTGAGTGACACCGAGCCCCGAGCCGCGCTCGCGCGCTGACGTCGAGTGGCGAGAAGGCGCCTTTCCCTCCGCCGCACACACTCAGCGCTTCATGTTTCATCCAGCAGCAACCTAAACCCCAAGGACATCCTCCACTGTCTCCGATTCCTTCAGCATTGCATCCATTTAACGAAAAAAACTCCCAGATCACTATACAAGCAGATGCACGAATAATACAAACATCCTAATGGTTATTTTTGTCCTTATAATCAGTGTCCAATCAGCACTTTAAGTGTTTAATACACCAGTGAGTACACCAGTATTTAAAGCACAAcattaaagcacaaaaaaatgcCTTAATTAGTCATTACAAAACAATGCATTTAGCAATGTATTGCAATGTATATAGTAAACTTGcaatgtcattcattcattcattttctaccgcttatccgaactacctcgggtcacggggatcctgtgcctatctcaggcgtcatcgggcatcaagacaggatacaccctggacggagtaaaCTTGCaatgtattttagttatttataacACAAGGTCTTGATTCAACACTGTACTCTGTGCTTTGGACAACAACAGAAAGACAGTAAAttagaacaaaacaaactgcttagtgtttatttaatctGCACAGTGTTGGATaaacacctacagttttgaatCAACACTGTGTAAATGCAACACGACTGAAACAACAACTAAGTATTAGTTGAACAACAACTAACAACTTGCAGTATTAAATTTTCACATTCAGTCTTGTAAGGATTATTACAAACGtacaatgtttatttacagtgtaaataaaacactgctagttttctttttttcttttctttttttattgcagtaaaaaatgttatttcaaCACTGTGATGTAATGCTTTGGTCTTAATGGATTTGCAACATTGCCCGTGTAATTTGTCACTGTAGATGTTAGTACACTGTAggtattgaaaataaaaagatgaagtAATTAGAAAACAACACGATTATGATTCAGTTAGCCCTTGAAGAGATACTGAATAAATGATTGAAATAAATTCTACGATATGTTTATTAACTTTGATAATCCATTAggtgttaataaacaaaaatcaatccTAAGATAACGGCAAAAACGTATTGTTAGTGTTCAGTTGAATGCAAAGATGAATTAAAGCCTACAGTGTTCAACTCACTTACCGAATGTAATTGTGCAATGTGCTTATAAACACTGTGTTAAAACAGATAAGACAACAAAACCACTCAGAATATTGACGACAACAAAAACACTCATAATAATGacaatgacaacaaaaacaCTCATAATAATGACACAAAATGAATTGTGTTCAGCTGATTAAGCTTTAACTCATAGTGACCAATAATAAATCAagcaatcaataaataaataaatcaattaacatGGCCTCAGCATTGCAAATACCTAGCAATTTACGTGCAAATTTGCTAGGGATAGGAAGTGTTAGGGGTAGGCTAGGGGTTAGGTTAATGCTTAGTTATAGCATTTCTTAACATGTCACTcatgtaattaataaaaatattaattaatataattaacaatTCAGAATGAACCAGATTGAGAGATTCATAAGGCTTTCTTGAGCATTCTAGTATTTGGTATCTGTTAAATAAACGTGTTGATTGTGATTATATAACAGCAGTTCTGTCATTAAATCTAACTGCaatgcaaatcacaggtttatattaatgagctTATTTTGATTTAGTGTTTCTACAttaacagctcatttacataGACTTGTATAGCACATGCTCCCTGAAAACAGAGTCTAATGATAAACAGATCTGTTTTCTGGTTGGAGAGCTTTGCGGTTTCCAGTTAACATGTGCAAGTTATTGTTTATGGCTGTAATTTATATTTGAAACTTGCAAATATGATGTagcattctttaataaatgaacattttaattattgtcaaCTTGctatagatttaaataaaagaaacaattcAGAATATGGTTACTGGAAAAACTAACCAATTTTAGGGAGCTAACTAACTACATTTTGCATTAAGCAGCAAGTgtaagatgtacagtatttacagtatgaacaggataatatacagatgaatatgctaTGGACAAGATATACGGCTCGGGTGCTATAGACATGatatacagggtgttatattttctatattatattGACATAATATACAGGTGCTATTGGCATAATATACGGAGGGGGGCTCAGGTTGGGTAAGGAGTTCAGTAAGGAGACAGACCTTGGGAAAGAGTTGTTCCTCAGTCTGCTGCTTTTTGTCTGGAGGCTCCTGAAGTGCCTACCGGAGGGAAGGGGGACACACAGTCTATGGGGAGGATGAGAGGAGTATTTAAGAATGCTGCAAGCTCGACACTGAAAGCGTTTCCTTTTGATACCCTTATTGGCTGGCTTTTCTTATaacctgttgtgttttattccttacattaaCTATTAtaatgtgtgggtgtttgtgttgatgtgaAAGGTGTTTGAATACTTGAAACAGAATCCATTCATGCAGTATTTTTGTATGCTATTACTAACTTTAagtaaagttgtttttttcacacacatacaaatgtatAAGTACACTGTGATGATACAGAGGATACTGTACAAGACTCTAAGATAGAGCAATTACTCTTTTGGCAGTGACTATAATCACATTTATTCACAATATGTATTTAAAGCTGAAACTGAAGCTTGTCAGCTGTGCCTGAATGATGAAATGCTGGTAAAATGGACTTAATACTatctttttagttttaattagtGAAATGTAGTATAATGAAGAATGCAGCACTCAAGTGTTTGATTCACTATTGATATGGTAAATAGATGCTTAATTGTTTTGTAGCCAGCATTTCCTCTAAACATTACATTATTGCCCTTGCACATTTTTGAACATGACTTAAGAaagaatgatagatagatagatagatagatagatagatagatagatagatagatagatagatagatagatagatctattGTAACTTTTTAAGCCATTAGagcactgtacagtacatagaTTTCTATCTAGCTCCATAATCTGGTTGTCTTACATACGCATAAGATATAACCATGTTTGAAGTTACTTTAATGATTTATGAAACTTTAACTTGGTTAAGTTCCTGAAGTGACacagtaattatttatttaatcattttcattaaCATTGTAAGGCTACAATTTCTTGATGGATATTTTCATAATCATTAAATATGTAACTGTTGTAGGAATAAAGCAACTTATCTTCTGGAGTCACTAGCATTGTGAGACGTATATATCATTAGCCCTTAAGCTAATTTGTAACACAAGTCGACTTTTTGAACCCTAATAGCCCAATAATTAACAGGACACCAGATATTAAGAATGATGTTCAACTGAATATTAAGTTGAGCTCAGGTTTCATAGTTTGTGCACATGACTTTTGCCTAGAAATATTAACTCCTGGCCTTGATATATAAATTAATGGCCACTCCTTATtcaaatatatcattatatcacCTCAGCAGCAATGTTCTTACATGTATGACTTCACTCCTGAAAGTAATTCTATCAAAAATCCCTAAAAAGCTTTTTGAAACTTGAATTAGCACATCATGCTAAACAAATGGATGACTGTGATGAATGTtaatgcaaaacacattaaaatctgAAGTTAACTAgcactattcaattcaattcaattcaagtttatttgtatagcgctagacattgtctcaaagcagctttacagaacataaacatagaacagaaggtaaacataaggaataatataaagaattaaatataataaaaattaaagattattattagatatatatagttcaaaatttgtatgtatttatccccaatgagcaagtctgaggtgactcaggcagcagtggcaaggaaaaactcccttaaattggtgaaggaagaaaccttgagaggaaccagactcaaaggggaacccatcctcatatgggtgacactggagggtgtgattataaatatacagtcaacaaatgttgtattggtgtaaggatcacatggagttcagatctcccctttagtatcacagagtccaactggagctggtagatctgtagatgtctcaggattctcacagagtcggcctcatctcagtggaggtctaagcgccacgagaccgttgtccgattggctggagtagacggtgggcggagtccacctatttgtggattcttgtgcacgtcttgacgttagaaatgtttcaaatccacaaatgcacagaacgcgattcacaaatgagcaggaagccattcacaaataaatacaattaaatatatatttataaatatttttttatttgcaaatcccattttatttatttgtgaatttcatttctttttgtgaaatttgtaacatatatttacggtttgcttattgtgcatttgttgatttaaaaaatatttataaactctttatatttatttgtggatcatagtatatttattcagaataac contains:
- the drd1a gene encoding D(1) dopamine receptor produces the protein MDLNLTVIDSGLLESDQSTRILTGCFLSLLILSTLLGNMLVCAAVTKFRHLRSKVTNFFVISLAVSDLLVAILVMPWKAVTEIVGFWPFGSFCDIWVAFDIMCSTASILNLCVISVDRYWAISSPFRYERKMTPKVAFVMISTAWTLSVLISFIPVQLNWHKAQPASFLLQNTSHGAPLMDNCDSSLNRTYAISSSLISFYIPVAIMIVTYTQIYRIAQKQIKRISALERAAESAKFRHNSMGSNCNMDSESSFKMSFKRETKVLKTLSVIMGVFVCCWLPFFILNCMVPFCERDLPCISPTTFDIFVWFGWANSSLNPIIYAFNADFRRAFAILLGCPRLCPGHNVIETHSLNKN